GCTCTTTGAGGACAGATCCCTTTTACTATCATTTATCATTTGTGTGAAGAAAGATTCATTCTGACGATCTCTTTTTTTCTAATCTCAAACTTATTCTGCTCTTGGCTTTCAGTAATAAACAGCAAACTCATTTTGAAGTTCTCATCAATAAAAGAAAACCACTCAAGAGTAATCGTGCTATATGTGCCACTTTAGTTCATATCATATTGTTGACAAAGAATAGTTAGTGTATATTTATACTAGTCTgaaatgcaggcaggcaggcaggcaggcaggcaggcaggcaggcaggcaggcaggcaggcaggcaggcaggcaggcaggcaggcaggcaggcaggcaggcaggcaggcaggcaggcaggcaggcagccaggcaggcaggcagccaggcagccaggcagccaggcaggcagccaggcagccaggcagccaggcaggcaggcagccatgcaggcagccatgcagccatgcaggcaagcaggcagccacgcaggcagccatgcaggcaggcggccacgcaggcagccatgcaggcagccatgcaggcaagcaggcagccacgcaggcagccatgcgggcaggcggccacgcaggcagccatgcaggcaggcggccacgcaggcagccatgcaggcaggcagccacgcaggcaggcaagcagacAGGTGGCTTTGTTCAAATTCACGATGGTGTTTTGGAGAAGGAGGGGCTCCAATCATCATTGTGTTTCCGCAGATCGTTTGCATTTTTTGCCGTGTTCCCGAGTCGGTCGGCACATTCCGCTGGCATTGTTATCCGGCCCGTTTCCTACGGCCGGCGGCTTTTGTCTGACTCTCCCTCATTGTCCTTGCTTCCTTTGTTCCGCAGCTCCAACAATGGCTTTTTTTCTGCCTCTTTATATACTATATGTGCACTttttcactttctttctttctttctttctttctttctttctttctttctttctttctttctttctttctttctttctttctttctttctttctttctttctttctttctttctttctttctttctttctttctttctttctttctttctttctttctttctttctttctttctttctttctttctttctttctttctttctttctttctttctttctttctttctttctttctttctttctttctttctttctttctttctttctttctttctttctttctttctttctttctttctttctttctttctttcacccaGTCGGCCATAAATGGACACAGGGGTCGGTTGGTCCAAATGTTCTCCCTCTCACAACGGTTGATTGCAAGCCCTAGCTACACCGAGGCGTGTTCTCTTCTCTTCGGCCTCATATTGTCGCGCCAACAATAGGCTTTGGGTATTTTTGCAACCAAAGCGTCAACGAACCCCCAACCGGGACGTCAACAGCGAGCTGGGCTAAAATAGCGACATACTTCCAAACGCGTGCTCGGAGGAGCCGGTCCGTCACTCGAGGTGAAAGGGATCTGGAAATGAACGCAATGAGCAAAACTTCCCAGATGTCAAATGCATTTGTCAAGATGTGATCAAGGAAAACGATGCGCATCATTGACTCATAAGTGTGACTGTTGTGAATGATAAGTGTGACAGTTAATGATGTGTTCTCGTCTGAAAGGAATGGTTGAGCCCAGCCCTCCAGCGCCAGCGCCAGCGCCGCACCTCCTCTCCGATGTGGACGGCAGCATGACATGTGTCAAAGTGGAACAAGAGGAGATTGCCAGGGAAAGCGGGCTTGCACACACTCAAGCTACTCTCAAGATGTCTCCCTCTCGCGACTGGCCGGGGAATCAGCCTCTGGTGGCCCGTCAGCTTACGCCGCCACTCTCCTGTTCGCCTTTGGTAAGTAAGCAAATACAAACTGGAGTGCATTGCATTGGCAATTTCATTGAGCGATATGTGTAGGCGTAGCAAAATTGGTTGTATGAAAGTTGATTTGGAAGCAACTTGTAGTGTCGCTTTGTGGTCAACAAGTTCATTCATGGAAGACGGCTGAAAAGGTTAAGTGTTGAGCAGGCACAAATTTGCTCCCGTTGTTTGACATTGCGCTTACTGTATACACAGCCACTTGTCGCTAGGCAGAATACGACGTGGAGCGCAATCAGTTgtacgcacgcaggcaggcaggcagccatgcaATAGAAATGGCAAATGTCAGTCACGCCCACGAGGGCAAGGCTGGAGCTAAGTTGCCGGGACTAACGCACCAGGCAATTTCTTTCAAAACAGCACCAAAACTTTCTTTATATTGACCTCTGTATTTGTTGAATGAAGATGTGCGCGTGTGGCCTCTCGTCAGGAGGATTCTCCGGGTAAGGAGTTGCCACGCCTCCAAAGCCCGGTGACAGTCAAGATGCAGGATCCGCCAAAAGGACAATCCAAGGAAGGTGGGTCCAAAGTCTTTCAAGGTCTGTGTCCCCACCAAGCAATTTGACCAGACGCAAATCAGTCCACGAGTGATTCGATACAGCTTGTGTCAGTTGTGTGCGGACATGTCTAACCCAGGTCCAGAAAGGTCAAAGAGCTCCCGACCCGACCCGACCTGACCTGTTTTGCTTGAATCGACCAGCAGGAAACCCAGAGTCTCTGGCGGAGAAGGAACTTCAGTTGTTGATGATGATCAACCAGCTGAGTGGACTGAGGGAACAACTCCTGGGGGCCCACTCTGAGCAGAGGAACATGGCTGCCTTGCTTCtggaaaagcagcagcagcaaatggagctGGCTcggcaacagcaagaacagGTAGGGATACTTAttgatagaatagaatagaatagaaatgTAAATAATCCGGATCCTGATCCTGCATAGCACATACGTACAATGCAATATGTGTGTTTCAATCACACGGATCGTGTCTCAGATTgctaaacaacaacagcagctgaTCCAGCAGCAGCACAAGATCAACCTTCTTCAGCAGCAGATTCAGGTCAGCTGAAGTTTGAAACTTGGCCACTCATTGGCCATTTCAACCAGACTTTCTTTCCATTTGTCGTGATTTTTCTTGCGACATTGTAAGTTGAAtttgtcctccctccctccctcccttcccccaGCAGGTCAACATGCCCTACGTGATGATCCCCGCTTTCCACCCCAACGCCCAGAACCTTTCCGTGCCCTCTGAGCCACAGATGAGCTTGCCGCCGTTGCAGCCCATCCCATGCAAGCCAAGTTAGTCGATGCCGTCTTCATGTTACAAAACATTTCAGATGAAATACGTTGTACTCGACCATATTTAGCCATTTGGGGAATCGAGTCGACTGGGAGAGCGCTTCGTGAAAGCGATGTGTTCCAAAACGCAAATACGGAAATATGACATGGCTTCGCGGCCAATGTGTCGCTCGATAGGAATcggtttctttttcttccctcccGTCCGTTTCAAACTGTCCTTTCTTTTTCAGCTGTCGACTATCCCATGCAGTTGCTGTCCGCACCTGGCAAGAGGAGCGCCGGTTCCTTCCGACAGGTACCATCACGTTCAAATTGCTGCTCTTTCTCCTCTTCATTTCAATGATACTTTTATTATTTCTCCATTTCGGCTTTTTTTTCATCAGAAAAGCCAAGGTGGAAATCTCATTGAGGAAGCAATGAATGATTCAAAGTCAGCATTATACGTATATACTGTGCATTCGGATAGTGTGACTCTACAAGCGTAGAAGTTGTCAAAGACACCGCACCCTGTTTTCAAAGGCCGCTGCTGTCTTTTGTTCATTTGCGTCTGTGGGGATGACATGTTCTCAAGTGGATTCCCGGACCTCGTTAAACAAAAGACAAGTACGAGATGCTCCGAAGGGCGTGACAGATACGCTCAGACATGCTTGACGCATAGCTCTCACGCAACACGGGCGCTTTATTTAGGGGAAGGGAAAAGGAGACAAGGAGGAGAGCAGGTGCACAAGGCTCGTCCCTCCCGGTGGCAAAGCAAGCTCCTGCCATGCCACCCTTTGCTTTTGACATACGcacttttcttcctttttagGAAGCCGGTCAGCCCTTGAACCTGACGTCCAAAGCTGGAAAAGCCCCCAGTCCAAAATGTATGGAGATGGCATATGCGGGGATGCAGAGCACGTACAAACACAGGGATCTGCCAAAGGACGCGTCAAGCAGCCCGCCACGCTCCACCCTCAGTGCGTTGCGCTCAATCGTAGGATTCGTATATTGACGTCTTTGAACGAaaacattctctctctctcatgtgTGGCTCGCTCAGCTTTACTCCGAGACAGTGATGTGGTCACCCAGGCCATTCATGATGCCCAGCAGCTACTGAGGAGTCACAACGCTGGAGGGCacgagcgagagaaagaaacAGACGCCAGCAGAAAAGTGGTCAGCCAATCTCCAAATATTACAAAGCTCTCTTTTTCTTGACACCGTCATCAGCATCAAACTGCCACTTCTCTTTCTGTCTTTCGGAAACACGAGTTCATCTCTAAGCAGCCCCCTTTGCATCCACCAGCGCCAAGCACTATTCCAAGGTCACATGTAAAACTTCTATTCTAGTCTTGGAGGTGGCTGGCGTGGCTGGCGTGGCTGGCGTGGCTAGCGTGGCGTGTTGGTCCGAGTGTGGCACTAAGGCCACAGCTGTTGCACAATAGCACAaagggctgtgtgtgtgtgtgtgcgtgcgcgcgccatTGACGTGGCCACCTGCCTCCTCCTTTGTCTACTGCAACATTGTAGATCCAGGTCCACCTTGCCTCTAAATGTCCAAAATCactggactgttttttttttttctttttttttactgtgcaaTGGGAATAAAATGTTCATCAATGTGAGCTGCCGGTCACATTCCCAACACCCTGGTCTCCTTCacctaccctaaccctacctctctgccctccctccctccctccctctctgagACAATAAACACCATTTCTTTGTCCTCcttctctttcttctccttCACAGCTCTGGTTTTGTACAGCTGCTGACGTCGTACTCGTCTGCTGTACATTCCGTAGGGCAAAATAGCCGGCTGGCCGCGCTAGGCGTCGAGCACGCCCTTCGAGCGGCTCACCTAGTAGACTACCTAGACTACAATTCCAAGTTTGTGACTTTTCTCCACAGGAGTGCAAATACCCTCCTTGCGGCGAGAGAAGCCTTCACTCCCAGCGAGGCGGCGAGCGCCACGCATTGCTGGCCACTGACGAGCACCTCAGCAGCGACTCTGAGAGTAAGTGGAACCCAAGCGGCACGACAGGACCGGACGGGGACATCGTCCATGTGATGGTTACAGAAATACCAAACATGCCGTCGTGAGAGACCTATTGTATTGTATGAACTTGATTTAGGTGCCGTGCAGGTCCCAGGCAGCTACTCTGAAGCCCGCCCCCTTCCGTCCGCAGGCCACATCAAGAGACCCATGAATGCCTTCATGGTTTGGGCCAAGGATGAGCGCAGGAGAATCTTGCAGGCCTTTCCCGATATGCACAACTCCTCCATTAGCAAGATCCTGGGTGAGTATCCAATGCTCGTTGAAAAGACGaaagccgagcgagcgagcgagcgagcgagtttcTCGAAACGTCACTCCTGCCCACTCTAGGCTCCAGGTGGAAGTCCATGTCCAACCAGGAGAAACAGCCCTACTATGAAGAGCAGGCCAGACTGAGCAGGCAGCACCTGGAGCGCTACCCGGACTACAAGTACAAACCCCGGCCCAAGCGCACCTGTATCGTGGAGGGGAGGAGGCTGCGGGTGGGTGAATACAAAGCCATGATGAAGAGCCGGCGACAGGAACAGAGAACCACCTACGCCAGGAGGTAGAAATGAAGCGCTTCATTTGTGCTACTAAATAGCAGTAGTAGCCGCTTGCCACTGCTAtactgaggagagagtgagatGGAAACAATTGAGCTGCTGTGGCGCCCCCTAACGGGAGCAGCCGAAAAAAGAAGGGTACGtcattcaaacaaaaaacagtATCTGGTATCAGTCACGTTTTGCATCATTTAGGTTGGCATTTTCAATTTGAGGGACTGCAGCCGTGGATTTGGGTGTGCGCTCGCACAATGCCAAGGAGGAAAGACGTTAGTAATGACCTTAAGAGAAACAATCATTGCCAGACACCAATTTGGTCATGAGTGCAATTTCGACATTGACGTCACAGGAGGAGAAATTGTTCACGTGCAAAACATTTGATTcttatttttgatttatttcttttccAAACAAGTGATTTTTTTGGGATGGTCTATTTAGTCCAACAGAACCACAGAGCATCCACTACTCTCACAACGATGCCTTGTACccgggcggcggtggcggcggcggcggaggcggcggcagCTCTGTCTCCGTGTCGTCCATGTCCTTTCACTCCTCCCTCCTGGATCATTA
This genomic interval from Syngnathus typhle isolate RoL2023-S1 ecotype Sweden linkage group LG11, RoL_Styp_1.0, whole genome shotgun sequence contains the following:
- the LOC133162111 gene encoding transcription factor Sox-13-like isoform X4, which translates into the protein MKNKCELQRPSAPQPWTIWCAATLGLAFLGMVEPSPPAPAPAPHLLSDVDGSMTCVKVEQEEIARESGLAHTQATLKMSPSRDWPGNQPLVARQLTPPLSCSPLEDSPGKELPRLQSPVTVKMQDPPKGQSKEAGNPESLAEKELQLLMMINQLSGLREQLLGAHSEQRNMAALLLEKQQQQMELARQQQEQIAKQQQQLIQQQHKINLLQQQIQQVNMPYVMIPAFHPNAQNLSVPSEPQMSLPPLQPIPCKPTVDYPMQLLSAPGKRSAGSFRQEAGQPLNLTSKAGKAPSPKCMEMAYAGMQSTYKHRDLPKDASSSPPRSTLTLLRDSDVVTQAIHDAQQLLRSHNAGGHEREKETDASRKVECKYPPCGERSLHSQRGGERHALLATDEHLSSDSESHIKRPMNAFMVWAKDERRRILQAFPDMHNSSISKILGSRWKSMSNQEKQPYYEEQARLSRQHLERYPDYKYKPRPKRTCIVEGRRLRVGEYKAMMKSRRQEQRTTYARSPTEPQSIHYSHNDALYPGGGGGGGGGGGSSVSVSSMSFHSSLLDHYLPQPPAGSHGVEDPPTAAPLRQTDRQRQQAPYSQGEESDGGDLSERELLLLTD
- the LOC133162111 gene encoding transcription factor SOX-13-like isoform X2, whose translation is MKNKCELQRPSAPQPWTIWCAATLGLAFLGMVEPSPPAPAPAPHLLSDVDGSMTCVKVEQEEIARESGLAHTQATLKMSPSRDWPGNQPLVARQLTPPLSCSPLEDSPGKELPRLQSPVTVKMQDPPKGQSKEAGNPESLAEKELQLLMMINQLSGLREQLLGAHSEQRNMAALLLEKQQQQMELARQQQEQIAKQQQQLIQQQHKINLLQQQIQVNMPYVMIPAFHPNAQNLSVPSEPQMSLPPLQPIPCKPTVDYPMQLLSAPGKRSAGSFRQEAGQPLNLTSKAGKAPSPKCMEMAYAGMQSTYKHRDLPKDASSSPPRSTLTLLRDSDVVTQAIHDAQQLLRSHNAGGHEREKETDASRKVECKYPPCGERSLHSQRGGERHALLATDEHLSSDSESAVQVPGSYSEARPLPSAGHIKRPMNAFMVWAKDERRRILQAFPDMHNSSISKILGSRWKSMSNQEKQPYYEEQARLSRQHLERYPDYKYKPRPKRTCIVEGRRLRVGEYKAMMKSRRQEQRTTYARSPTEPQSIHYSHNDALYPGGGGGGGGGGGSSVSVSSMSFHSSLLDHYLPQPPAGSHGVEDPPTAAPLRQTDRQRQQAPYSQGEESDGGDLSERELLLLTD
- the LOC133162111 gene encoding transcription factor SOX-13-like isoform X1 — its product is MKNKCELQRPSAPQPWTIWCAATLGLAFLGMVEPSPPAPAPAPHLLSDVDGSMTCVKVEQEEIARESGLAHTQATLKMSPSRDWPGNQPLVARQLTPPLSCSPLEDSPGKELPRLQSPVTVKMQDPPKGQSKEAGNPESLAEKELQLLMMINQLSGLREQLLGAHSEQRNMAALLLEKQQQQMELARQQQEQIAKQQQQLIQQQHKINLLQQQIQQVNMPYVMIPAFHPNAQNLSVPSEPQMSLPPLQPIPCKPTVDYPMQLLSAPGKRSAGSFRQEAGQPLNLTSKAGKAPSPKCMEMAYAGMQSTYKHRDLPKDASSSPPRSTLTLLRDSDVVTQAIHDAQQLLRSHNAGGHEREKETDASRKVECKYPPCGERSLHSQRGGERHALLATDEHLSSDSESAVQVPGSYSEARPLPSAGHIKRPMNAFMVWAKDERRRILQAFPDMHNSSISKILGSRWKSMSNQEKQPYYEEQARLSRQHLERYPDYKYKPRPKRTCIVEGRRLRVGEYKAMMKSRRQEQRTTYARSPTEPQSIHYSHNDALYPGGGGGGGGGGGSSVSVSSMSFHSSLLDHYLPQPPAGSHGVEDPPTAAPLRQTDRQRQQAPYSQGEESDGGDLSERELLLLTD
- the LOC133162111 gene encoding transcription factor SOX-13-like isoform X3 — protein: MKNKCELQRPSAPQPWTIWCAATLGLAFLGMVEPSPPAPAPAPHLLSDVDGSMTCVKVEQEEIARESGLAHTQATLKMSPSRDWPGNQPLVARQLTPPLSCSPLEDSPGKELPRLQSPVTVKMQDPPKGQSKEGNPESLAEKELQLLMMINQLSGLREQLLGAHSEQRNMAALLLEKQQQQMELARQQQEQIAKQQQQLIQQQHKINLLQQQIQQVNMPYVMIPAFHPNAQNLSVPSEPQMSLPPLQPIPCKPTVDYPMQLLSAPGKRSAGSFRQEAGQPLNLTSKAGKAPSPKCMEMAYAGMQSTYKHRDLPKDASSSPPRSTLTLLRDSDVVTQAIHDAQQLLRSHNAGGHEREKETDASRKVECKYPPCGERSLHSQRGGERHALLATDEHLSSDSESAVQVPGSYSEARPLPSAGHIKRPMNAFMVWAKDERRRILQAFPDMHNSSISKILGSRWKSMSNQEKQPYYEEQARLSRQHLERYPDYKYKPRPKRTCIVEGRRLRVGEYKAMMKSRRQEQRTTYARSPTEPQSIHYSHNDALYPGGGGGGGGGGGSSVSVSSMSFHSSLLDHYLPQPPAGSHGVEDPPTAAPLRQTDRQRQQAPYSQGEESDGGDLSERELLLLTD
- the LOC133162111 gene encoding transcription factor SOX-13-like isoform X5, which produces MVEPSPPAPAPAPHLLSDVDGSMTCVKVEQEEIARESGLAHTQATLKMSPSRDWPGNQPLVARQLTPPLSCSPLEDSPGKELPRLQSPVTVKMQDPPKGQSKEAGNPESLAEKELQLLMMINQLSGLREQLLGAHSEQRNMAALLLEKQQQQMELARQQQEQIAKQQQQLIQQQHKINLLQQQIQQVNMPYVMIPAFHPNAQNLSVPSEPQMSLPPLQPIPCKPTVDYPMQLLSAPGKRSAGSFRQEAGQPLNLTSKAGKAPSPKCMEMAYAGMQSTYKHRDLPKDASSSPPRSTLTLLRDSDVVTQAIHDAQQLLRSHNAGGHEREKETDASRKVECKYPPCGERSLHSQRGGERHALLATDEHLSSDSESAVQVPGSYSEARPLPSAGHIKRPMNAFMVWAKDERRRILQAFPDMHNSSISKILGSRWKSMSNQEKQPYYEEQARLSRQHLERYPDYKYKPRPKRTCIVEGRRLRVGEYKAMMKSRRQEQRTTYARSPTEPQSIHYSHNDALYPGGGGGGGGGGGSSVSVSSMSFHSSLLDHYLPQPPAGSHGVEDPPTAAPLRQTDRQRQQAPYSQGEESDGGDLSERELLLLTD
- the LOC133162111 gene encoding transcription factor SOX-13-like isoform X6, coding for MQDPPKGQSKEAGNPESLAEKELQLLMMINQLSGLREQLLGAHSEQRNMAALLLEKQQQQMELARQQQEQIAKQQQQLIQQQHKINLLQQQIQQVNMPYVMIPAFHPNAQNLSVPSEPQMSLPPLQPIPCKPTVDYPMQLLSAPGKRSAGSFRQEAGQPLNLTSKAGKAPSPKCMEMAYAGMQSTYKHRDLPKDASSSPPRSTLTLLRDSDVVTQAIHDAQQLLRSHNAGGHEREKETDASRKVECKYPPCGERSLHSQRGGERHALLATDEHLSSDSESAVQVPGSYSEARPLPSAGHIKRPMNAFMVWAKDERRRILQAFPDMHNSSISKILGSRWKSMSNQEKQPYYEEQARLSRQHLERYPDYKYKPRPKRTCIVEGRRLRVGEYKAMMKSRRQEQRTTYARSPTEPQSIHYSHNDALYPGGGGGGGGGGGSSVSVSSMSFHSSLLDHYLPQPPAGSHGVEDPPTAAPLRQTDRQRQQAPYSQGEESDGGDLSERELLLLTD
- the LOC133162111 gene encoding transcription factor SOX-13-like isoform X7; translation: MQDPPKGQSKEGNPESLAEKELQLLMMINQLSGLREQLLGAHSEQRNMAALLLEKQQQQMELARQQQEQIAKQQQQLIQQQHKINLLQQQIQQVNMPYVMIPAFHPNAQNLSVPSEPQMSLPPLQPIPCKPTVDYPMQLLSAPGKRSAGSFRQEAGQPLNLTSKAGKAPSPKCMEMAYAGMQSTYKHRDLPKDASSSPPRSTLTLLRDSDVVTQAIHDAQQLLRSHNAGGHEREKETDASRKVECKYPPCGERSLHSQRGGERHALLATDEHLSSDSESAVQVPGSYSEARPLPSAGHIKRPMNAFMVWAKDERRRILQAFPDMHNSSISKILGSRWKSMSNQEKQPYYEEQARLSRQHLERYPDYKYKPRPKRTCIVEGRRLRVGEYKAMMKSRRQEQRTTYARSPTEPQSIHYSHNDALYPGGGGGGGGGGGSSVSVSSMSFHSSLLDHYLPQPPAGSHGVEDPPTAAPLRQTDRQRQQAPYSQGEESDGGDLSERELLLLTD